In Malus sylvestris chromosome 15, drMalSylv7.2, whole genome shotgun sequence, a single genomic region encodes these proteins:
- the LOC126603326 gene encoding histone H3.3: MARTKQTARKSTGGKAPRKQLATKAARKSAPTTGGVKKPHRYRPGTVALREIRKYQKSTELLIRKLPFQRLVREIAQDFKTDLRFQSHAVLALQEAAEAYLVGLFEDTNLCAIHAKRVTIMPKDIQLARRIRGERA, encoded by the exons ATGGCCCGTACCAAGCAAACTGCTCGTAAGTCTACTGGAGGAAAGGCTCCCAGGAAGCAACTTGCTACCAAGGCTGCTCGTAAGTCTGCACCAACCACTGGAGGAGTCAAGAAGCCCCACAGATACCGCCCTGGTACTGTCGCTCTTCG TGAAATCCGCAAGTACCAGAAGAGTACTGAGCTCTTGATCAGGAAGTTGCCATTCCAGAGGCTTGTTCGTGAAATAGCCCAGGATTTCAAG ACTGATCTGCGTTTCCAGAGCCATGCGGTGTTGGCACTGCAGGAGGCTGCTGAGGCCTACCTTGTGGGTCTGTTTGAGGACACCAACCTTTGCGCCATCCATGCCAAGCGGGTTACCATCATGCCGAAGGATATCCAGCTTGCCAGGAGGATCAGGGGTGAGCGTGCTTAA